Proteins encoded together in one Hylaeus volcanicus isolate JK05 chromosome 3, UHH_iyHylVolc1.0_haploid, whole genome shotgun sequence window:
- the LOC128873214 gene encoding homeobox protein Nkx-2.2a-like isoform X1, producing MADKNTILPWSLLSYPTSLLNHVWYSHLAFNNRILESIKMPRTSFHIHDILQLDSKPSQEETEVQGSTTVLPSANDVPSAYQQFFEHTTAMLQPALYANLNRGTLPPAPPGLLGWPAGPTLPATLPQPLEELNVLQQPDSTSPAISDLSFAPKQENSHECKEEESADFEDEQQTSDAQPHETEHKKRKRRVLFSKAQTFELERRFRQQRYLSAPEREHLASIIRLTPTQVKIWFQNHRYKTKRAATERVEASGSGCSPRRVAVPLLIKDGKPCQSKLMEPSTYPSTGQVPMPPYMQKPYWW from the exons atggcggacaAGAATACGATTCTGCCGTGGTCGCTGCTATCCTATCCGACCAGTCTCTTGAATCACGTCTGGTACAGCCACCTTGCTTTCAATAATAG AATATTGGAGAGCATAAAGATGCCCAGAACGAGTTTCCACATCCATGACATCCTGCAGCTCGACTCGAAGCCGTCTCAGGAGGAAACGGAGGTCCAAG GAAGCACCACGGTTCTACCGAGCGCAAACGATGTTCCGTCGGCctatcaacaatttttcgagCATACGACGGCCATGTTGCAACCCGCGTTGTACGCGAACCTCAACAGAGGTACCCTACCACCGGCGCCACCTGGGCTGCTGGGATGGCCTGCTGGTCCAACGTTACCAGCCACCTTACCACAGCCTTTGGAAGAACTTAATG TGCTCCAGCAGCCAGACTCGACCAGCCCAGCGATCTCGGACTTGTCCTTTGCCCCGAAGCAGGAGAACAGCCACGAATGCAAGGAAGAAGAATCGGCGGATTTCGAGGACGAGCAACAGACGAGCGACGCTCAACCCCACGAGACGGAGCACAAGAAGAGGAAACGGCGAGTTTTGTTCTCCAAGGCGCAGACTTTCGAATTGGAGAGACGTTTCCGTCAGCAGAGATACCTGAGCGCTCCGGAGAGGGAGCATCTGGCTTCGATAATCCGGCTGACGCCCACGCAAGTGAAGATCTGGTTCCAGAACCACAGGTACAAGACGAAGAGGGCGGCTACCGAGAGGGTAGAGGCCAGTGGGAGCGGATGTTCGCCAAGGAGAGTCGCCGTTCCATTGCTGATAAAAGATGGAAAACCTTGTCAGTCAAAACTAATGGAACCGTCCACGTATCCCAGCACCGGACAGGTACCTATGCCACCGTACATGCAAAAACCCTATTGGTGGTAA
- the LOC128873214 gene encoding homeobox protein Nkx-2.2a-like isoform X2, protein MANGYDECYDASWHVFPPDYVEDDYRILESIKMPRTSFHIHDILQLDSKPSQEETEVQGSTTVLPSANDVPSAYQQFFEHTTAMLQPALYANLNRGTLPPAPPGLLGWPAGPTLPATLPQPLEELNVLQQPDSTSPAISDLSFAPKQENSHECKEEESADFEDEQQTSDAQPHETEHKKRKRRVLFSKAQTFELERRFRQQRYLSAPEREHLASIIRLTPTQVKIWFQNHRYKTKRAATERVEASGSGCSPRRVAVPLLIKDGKPCQSKLMEPSTYPSTGQVPMPPYMQKPYWW, encoded by the exons AATATTGGAGAGCATAAAGATGCCCAGAACGAGTTTCCACATCCATGACATCCTGCAGCTCGACTCGAAGCCGTCTCAGGAGGAAACGGAGGTCCAAG GAAGCACCACGGTTCTACCGAGCGCAAACGATGTTCCGTCGGCctatcaacaatttttcgagCATACGACGGCCATGTTGCAACCCGCGTTGTACGCGAACCTCAACAGAGGTACCCTACCACCGGCGCCACCTGGGCTGCTGGGATGGCCTGCTGGTCCAACGTTACCAGCCACCTTACCACAGCCTTTGGAAGAACTTAATG TGCTCCAGCAGCCAGACTCGACCAGCCCAGCGATCTCGGACTTGTCCTTTGCCCCGAAGCAGGAGAACAGCCACGAATGCAAGGAAGAAGAATCGGCGGATTTCGAGGACGAGCAACAGACGAGCGACGCTCAACCCCACGAGACGGAGCACAAGAAGAGGAAACGGCGAGTTTTGTTCTCCAAGGCGCAGACTTTCGAATTGGAGAGACGTTTCCGTCAGCAGAGATACCTGAGCGCTCCGGAGAGGGAGCATCTGGCTTCGATAATCCGGCTGACGCCCACGCAAGTGAAGATCTGGTTCCAGAACCACAGGTACAAGACGAAGAGGGCGGCTACCGAGAGGGTAGAGGCCAGTGGGAGCGGATGTTCGCCAAGGAGAGTCGCCGTTCCATTGCTGATAAAAGATGGAAAACCTTGTCAGTCAAAACTAATGGAACCGTCCACGTATCCCAGCACCGGACAGGTACCTATGCCACCGTACATGCAAAAACCCTATTGGTGGTAA